From a region of the Halanaerobium hydrogeniformans genome:
- a CDS encoding carbohydrate kinase family protein, which produces MLSIYDRLYPEKKPIDITAFGEVLLDMISREEAPLKECINFTRYFGGSPANVLVNSQRLDNQTAFISRIGDDAFGDYLKDILKDERVNLDCLQIDSSAATPVIFVNKSKATPSWLAYRGADINIELEEEIYEKIDQSSIFFIGSFILSKNPARSTALKIIDYAVENDTLLAFDPSFRASLWPEGEKGKQIIKDIISKSDFIKPSLDDAEHLFAKDTPKNYLKKYHQCGAKIVILTLGKDGVLVSDGKNEPVHIEVFSEKVIDVTGAGDSFWSGFLSGILRSLTIKESAKLGNAVAAFKIQGVGALSSIPPLLEIMSYYNINPAERGEN; this is translated from the coding sequence TTGTTAAGTATTTATGATCGCTTATACCCTGAGAAAAAACCTATCGATATAACAGCTTTTGGTGAGGTTCTTCTTGATATGATCTCTCGTGAGGAAGCTCCTTTAAAAGAGTGTATTAATTTCACAAGATATTTTGGTGGTTCTCCTGCCAATGTTCTTGTTAATTCACAGAGACTGGACAATCAAACTGCTTTTATATCGAGAATAGGAGATGATGCCTTTGGAGATTATTTAAAAGATATTTTAAAAGATGAAAGAGTTAACTTAGACTGTCTTCAAATAGACAGTTCTGCCGCTACACCGGTAATTTTCGTTAATAAAAGTAAAGCTACACCCTCCTGGTTAGCTTACAGAGGTGCAGATATTAATATTGAACTTGAAGAAGAAATTTATGAAAAAATTGATCAATCTTCAATCTTTTTTATCGGCAGTTTTATTCTCTCAAAAAATCCTGCCAGATCAACTGCTTTAAAAATTATTGATTATGCAGTTGAAAATGATACTTTACTGGCCTTTGATCCCAGTTTTAGAGCCAGCCTCTGGCCTGAAGGTGAAAAAGGCAAACAAATCATTAAAGACATTATCAGTAAATCCGATTTTATTAAACCCTCACTTGATGATGCAGAGCATTTATTTGCTAAAGATACCCCAAAAAATTATCTTAAAAAATATCATCAATGTGGAGCCAAAATAGTTATTTTAACCTTAGGTAAAGATGGAGTCTTAGTATCTGATGGAAAAAACGAACCCGTACATATAGAAGTTTTTTCAGAAAAGGTTATTGATGTAACTGGAGCAGGTGATTCTTTTTGGTCTGGTTTTTTAAGTGGCATTTTAAGATCATTAACTATTAAAGAATCAGCTAAATTGGGGAATGCAGTAGCAGCTTTCAAAATCCAGGGAGTTGGTGCCCTGTCATCAATACCACCACTTCTAGAAATTATGTCATATTATAATATTAATCCGGCTGAAAGGGGAGAAAATTAA
- the pulA gene encoding type I pullulanase encodes MLKEKVNRRAAKLYYSGDDLGFTFDSKKIYYRIWSPPAQAAAIEIYDDDKGKKKIEEYKLERSISDTWKVKLPLSVYGKYYRLRLRTPKQEFNFVDPWVKAVGTNSKYGLIVDPSKVNPPTWKEDKKVEIEDPVDAVIYELHVKDFSISKESGMRNRGKYTAFTERHSVNQEGMLTGISHLKELGITHVHLLPVFDFCTVDDLDKKDYNWGYDPLYYMVPEGSYSSNPSNESRIYEFKKMVKTLHSYGIGVIMDVVYNHTYQTEDSPFQKIFPNYFYRFTEDGEFANASGCGNEIATEREMMRKFILDSLLYWSREYHIDGFRFDLMSAIDRETMLLASEKLRRENPSVLIYGEPWTALEPQLSNYQQIKKGDQKGTGISVFNDDYRSAIKGDNDGIGKGFVQGKIGLERQINEGIIGSVGLAERRLHGFAHYPSETINYVESHDNLTLWDKLARCCPGADEEERKKMHKLAMVILLTSQGVPFVLAGTEFLRTKFGDHNSYNSGIDINELKWERKTTYRDHFNYVKGLINLRSHHPAFRMKTKEEIRKNIEFINSPFGTVGYGIYNNANGDAWNKILVLLNPSHEWKQFFLPEHGTWAIVVDEQEAGTEPIRFFHSDEVVVPPITGMVIYSEDLVLGY; translated from the coding sequence ATGCTAAAAGAAAAAGTTAACAGGCGGGCTGCTAAACTCTATTATTCTGGTGATGATCTAGGTTTTACATTCGATTCTAAAAAAATATATTATAGAATTTGGTCACCTCCGGCTCAAGCTGCAGCAATAGAAATTTATGATGATGATAAAGGCAAAAAGAAAATTGAAGAATATAAATTAGAGCGATCTATAAGTGATACCTGGAAGGTTAAACTACCTTTAAGTGTTTACGGTAAATATTATCGTCTCAGATTAAGGACACCAAAACAGGAGTTTAATTTTGTTGATCCCTGGGTTAAAGCTGTTGGTACAAACAGTAAATATGGTTTAATAGTTGATCCTTCAAAAGTTAATCCACCTACCTGGAAAGAAGATAAGAAAGTCGAAATAGAGGATCCGGTTGATGCAGTTATTTATGAACTCCATGTTAAAGATTTCTCCATTTCTAAAGAAAGTGGGATGAGAAATAGGGGTAAATATACAGCTTTTACTGAAAGACATAGTGTTAATCAGGAGGGAATGTTAACCGGTATTTCTCACTTAAAAGAACTGGGTATTACCCATGTGCATCTTCTACCAGTCTTTGATTTTTGTACTGTTGATGATCTAGATAAAAAAGATTATAATTGGGGCTATGATCCACTATATTATATGGTTCCTGAAGGTTCATACTCATCAAATCCCAGCAATGAAAGCAGGATTTATGAGTTTAAAAAAATGGTTAAAACTCTTCATTCTTATGGGATTGGAGTGATTATGGATGTAGTCTATAATCATACATACCAAACTGAAGATTCACCCTTCCAAAAAATATTTCCAAATTATTTTTACAGGTTTACTGAAGACGGAGAATTTGCCAATGCTTCTGGTTGTGGTAATGAAATAGCAACCGAGCGCGAAATGATGCGCAAATTTATTTTAGACTCTTTATTATATTGGAGTCGCGAATACCACATTGATGGTTTTCGCTTTGATTTGATGTCTGCTATTGATCGAGAAACGATGCTTTTGGCATCAGAGAAGTTAAGACGAGAAAACCCTTCGGTTTTAATTTATGGAGAACCATGGACTGCTCTTGAGCCACAGCTGAGCAATTATCAGCAGATTAAAAAGGGTGATCAAAAAGGTACGGGTATTTCAGTTTTTAATGATGATTATCGTTCTGCGATTAAAGGAGATAATGATGGGATTGGAAAGGGCTTTGTTCAGGGTAAAATAGGTCTTGAGAGACAGATAAATGAGGGGATCATCGGTTCTGTTGGTCTTGCTGAAAGAAGGCTGCATGGCTTTGCCCATTATCCGAGTGAAACAATTAATTATGTTGAATCTCATGATAATCTTACCCTTTGGGATAAACTGGCCCGCTGTTGTCCTGGTGCTGATGAGGAAGAACGCAAAAAAATGCATAAATTGGCTATGGTAATCCTTTTAACTTCACAGGGGGTACCATTTGTTTTAGCAGGAACTGAATTTTTAAGAACAAAGTTCGGTGATCATAACAGCTATAATTCAGGGATAGATATTAATGAGCTTAAATGGGAACGTAAAACCACTTATAGAGATCATTTTAATTATGTCAAAGGTTTAATCAATTTACGCAGCCACCATCCTGCTTTCAGGATGAAAACGAAAGAGGAGATAAGAAAAAATATAGAATTTATCAATTCACCTTTTGGTACTGTAGGTTATGGCATTTATAACAATGCAAATGGTGATGCCTGGAATAAAATATTGGTACTTTTAAATCCTTCTCATGAATGGAAACAGTTTTTTCTGCCAGAACATGGCACCTGGGCCATCGTCGTTGATGAGCAGGAAGCTGGTACTGAACCGATTAGATTTTTTCACTCTGATGAGGTTGTTGTCCCACCTATTACAGGAATGGTGATTTATTCTGAAGATCTTGTTTTAGGGTATTAG
- a CDS encoding DUF4914 family protein, with the protein MIKEKQLENVVLPDEVSELLEACPNYIVAHKEEELVDLAVRDAKNGCQEVKYDIPGQGEVVEAVVCKVRNGISANYPDPYMRRRDPNCMLIADDQPTDKERYENRFGEDFSGVREETFDWLKEQELAVFFFETGPSGLGVKAMAIAPANAGFFAFGLALLQGIVDTRELEKDFVPESFIYIAPPFRHTHFDGKQVVVHRRLKNKYEMFAYNLYPGPSAKKGVYGMLINQGVEEEWVTLHCSAVQVVTPYGNTVNISHEGASGGGKSEMLEDMHRERSGRLLFGKNLMTEEKYRITLPQGCGLRPMTDDMAICHNSLQKNNGKLTLMDAENSWFVRVDHINKYGTEPNLEAITADPDKPLLFLNIDAAPNSTALIWEHIEDEPNKPCPNPRVTIPRDIIPDVLKEPLSIDVRSFGVRVPPCTKENPTYGILGLFHVLPPALAWLWRLVSPRGHGNPSIITGDGMSSEGVGSYWPFATGKKVDQANLLLEQIIETPKVKYIVTPNQHIGAWKVGFMPEWITREYLARRGGAWFTKDQLRPARMPLLGYSLKELLVEGQQIEKEFLQVHRQAEVGEKAYDIGGKILSDFFKKCVREYLEPGLHPIGEEIIKTCLNDGKVEDYCDLIEGEAIIREV; encoded by the coding sequence ATGATTAAAGAAAAACAACTAGAAAATGTTGTGTTACCTGATGAAGTATCTGAATTGTTAGAAGCATGTCCAAATTATATTGTTGCTCACAAAGAAGAAGAACTGGTCGATTTAGCAGTTAGAGATGCAAAAAATGGCTGCCAGGAAGTTAAATATGATATTCCCGGCCAGGGAGAAGTAGTAGAGGCTGTTGTTTGTAAGGTTAGAAATGGTATATCTGCTAATTATCCTGACCCATATATGAGAAGGCGTGATCCCAACTGTATGTTAATAGCAGATGATCAGCCAACTGATAAGGAAAGATATGAAAATAGATTTGGTGAGGATTTTTCCGGAGTGAGGGAAGAAACCTTTGACTGGTTAAAAGAACAGGAACTTGCCGTATTCTTTTTTGAAACTGGACCTTCTGGTTTAGGTGTCAAAGCAATGGCAATTGCACCAGCTAATGCCGGTTTTTTTGCTTTTGGGCTGGCCCTACTCCAGGGAATAGTTGATACACGGGAATTAGAAAAGGATTTTGTACCAGAATCCTTTATCTATATCGCTCCCCCATTTAGACACACCCATTTTGACGGTAAACAGGTAGTTGTCCATAGAAGATTAAAAAATAAATATGAAATGTTCGCCTATAATCTTTATCCAGGCCCTAGTGCCAAAAAAGGTGTTTATGGAATGTTAATTAATCAGGGGGTAGAAGAAGAGTGGGTTACCCTTCACTGTTCAGCAGTTCAGGTAGTTACTCCTTATGGTAATACTGTAAACATCTCTCATGAAGGTGCAAGTGGTGGTGGAAAAAGTGAGATGTTAGAAGATATGCACCGCGAAAGAAGTGGTAGGTTGCTTTTTGGTAAAAATTTAATGACCGAAGAAAAATATCGGATCACCTTACCTCAAGGTTGTGGTTTGAGACCGATGACAGATGATATGGCTATCTGCCATAACTCCTTACAGAAAAATAATGGCAAATTAACCTTAATGGATGCGGAGAATTCATGGTTTGTAAGAGTAGATCATATTAACAAATATGGAACTGAGCCAAACCTAGAGGCAATTACTGCTGATCCAGACAAACCGCTTTTATTTTTGAATATTGATGCAGCACCAAATAGTACTGCTTTGATCTGGGAGCATATTGAAGATGAGCCAAATAAGCCCTGTCCTAACCCCAGGGTTACAATACCAAGAGATATTATACCAGATGTATTAAAAGAGCCACTTTCTATCGATGTAAGAAGCTTTGGTGTTAGGGTTCCCCCCTGTACAAAGGAAAACCCAACTTATGGTATTTTAGGGTTATTCCATGTTCTACCACCTGCTCTTGCCTGGCTGTGGAGACTTGTGTCCCCACGTGGACATGGTAATCCCAGTATAATTACTGGTGATGGTATGAGTTCAGAGGGTGTTGGTTCTTACTGGCCCTTTGCTACCGGTAAAAAAGTTGATCAGGCCAATTTGCTTTTAGAGCAGATTATAGAAACCCCGAAGGTAAAATATATTGTAACTCCCAACCAGCATATTGGTGCCTGGAAGGTTGGCTTTATGCCAGAATGGATAACCAGAGAGTATTTAGCCCGGAGAGGTGGAGCCTGGTTTACAAAAGATCAGTTGAGACCTGCCAGGATGCCGCTTTTAGGTTATTCTTTAAAAGAATTACTGGTTGAAGGTCAGCAGATAGAAAAAGAATTTCTGCAGGTTCATCGTCAGGCAGAAGTTGGCGAAAAAGCCTATGATATTGGTGGTAAGATTCTTTCCGACTTCTTTAAAAAATGTGTGAGAGAATATCTAGAACCAGGTCTTCATCCAATTGGAGAAGAAATAATAAAAACCTGTTTAAATGATGGTAAAGTTGAAGATTATTGTGATCTAATAGAGGGTGAAGCAATTATAAGAGAGGTTTAA
- a CDS encoding alanine/glycine:cation symporter family protein, which yields MLETFLSINDAVNAVVWGPPFLVLLVGTGLYLTIRLDFFQFKHFKLSWDKSFGRYFSKEVEEEGGVLSSFQAISSAMAATLGVGNIAGVSTAISLGGSGAVFWMWISALVGMATKFGEAQLGVKFREKHGEDDYTGGVMYYIEHGMGGKWKWLAVLYAFFAGIAAFGIGNMVQSNTLAHAAESGFAIPTWITGVAVSFFVGLVILGGIKRIGKVAERLVPVMAIFYFIGGFVIILMNISALPGVMGDIFANAFSPAAAFGGFAGASVRMAVRFGIARGVFSNEAGLGAASIVHAQAKNQPTRQGMWGIWEVFIDTIVVGSITAFVVLLTGALGTGETGAVLAAEGFSRGLPGPGGYIINISIIIFAYTTMLTWSFYGEESWRYLFGKKIVKPYRFVFVILLFVGAVGALEPIWLLADTLNGLMAAPNLVALIVLAGVIVKEKDDYMATLDKDKAA from the coding sequence ATGTTAGAAACATTTTTATCTATTAATGATGCTGTAAATGCAGTTGTTTGGGGACCACCGTTTTTAGTTTTACTTGTCGGTACAGGTCTTTATTTAACGATCAGGCTTGATTTTTTCCAGTTTAAACACTTTAAACTTTCCTGGGACAAAAGTTTTGGCCGATATTTTAGTAAAGAAGTAGAAGAGGAGGGAGGAGTTTTATCTTCATTTCAGGCCATCAGTTCAGCTATGGCGGCTACCCTTGGAGTTGGTAATATTGCAGGGGTAAGTACTGCAATTTCTTTAGGTGGTTCGGGAGCTGTTTTTTGGATGTGGATTTCGGCCTTAGTAGGTATGGCGACCAAATTTGGTGAGGCCCAGCTTGGTGTAAAATTTAGGGAAAAACACGGAGAAGACGACTATACTGGTGGAGTTATGTATTATATAGAACATGGTATGGGAGGAAAATGGAAGTGGCTGGCGGTTTTATATGCATTTTTTGCTGGAATTGCCGCTTTTGGAATCGGTAATATGGTTCAGTCAAATACTTTAGCCCATGCTGCAGAAAGTGGATTTGCTATTCCAACCTGGATTACAGGAGTTGCTGTTTCCTTTTTTGTGGGGCTTGTAATTTTAGGTGGGATTAAAAGGATCGGTAAAGTGGCAGAAAGACTCGTTCCGGTAATGGCAATTTTTTATTTTATAGGTGGATTTGTAATTATTTTAATGAATATTTCTGCTTTACCAGGAGTTATGGGTGATATTTTTGCGAATGCCTTTAGTCCTGCAGCAGCATTTGGTGGATTTGCTGGTGCTTCAGTAAGAATGGCAGTTCGTTTTGGTATTGCCAGAGGAGTTTTTTCTAATGAAGCCGGTTTAGGTGCAGCTTCAATAGTTCATGCCCAGGCTAAAAATCAACCAACTCGTCAGGGCATGTGGGGCATTTGGGAAGTATTTATTGATACAATTGTTGTTGGTTCTATAACTGCTTTTGTTGTTTTATTAACTGGAGCTCTTGGTACAGGAGAAACAGGGGCTGTTTTAGCTGCAGAAGGTTTTAGCAGAGGTTTGCCCGGGCCAGGTGGTTATATAATTAATATTAGTATCATTATTTTTGCTTATACCACAATGTTAACCTGGAGTTTTTATGGAGAAGAGAGTTGGAGATATCTATTTGGCAAGAAAATAGTTAAGCCCTATAGATTTGTTTTTGTAATTTTACTTTTTGTAGGGGCAGTTGGAGCTTTAGAACCGATCTGGCTTTTAGCTGATACATTAAATGGTTTAATGGCAGCCCCTAATTTAGTTGCCTTAATTGTACTGGCAGGGGTTATAGTTAAAGAGAAAGATGATTATATGGCCACCCTTGACAAGGACAAGGCTGCTTAA
- the glgD gene encoding glucose-1-phosphate adenylyltransferase subunit GlgD has translation MVSSIYKKDGQSMKNVMGIINNALDESFLDKLTSHRSLASVPFGARYRLIDFPLSNMVNSGITNVGLLLQSKYRSLMDHIGFGKAWDLDRKRNGLFILPPSHIYKAERAYKGDLQNFSSNIDYIERSEQEYAIIGSPNIVANIDYRDAFKFHLQNKNDITIIYKQLDVFRRDTSYIVINTDDHDRIIEMKVNPKDKYFKKISLQRYIIKKDLLLDIIDDCISMGQWDFVKNAIIGNLNKLKVYGYPFDSYAAVINSINGYYKANLELLKPNVWQDLFLKGAPIFTKPKDEAPSSYKSGANARNILVANGCSIQGEVKNSILFRGAKIHPGAVVKNSIIMQKSIIGENAKLENVILDKGVQITADKSLKGDINLPMIIAKNSIV, from the coding sequence ATGGTGAGCTCAATTTATAAAAAAGATGGACAGAGTATGAAAAATGTAATGGGAATAATTAATAATGCCCTTGATGAGTCATTTTTAGATAAATTAACCTCACACCGCTCTTTAGCTTCTGTTCCCTTTGGGGCAAGGTATAGATTGATTGATTTCCCACTTTCTAATATGGTAAATTCGGGAATCACCAATGTCGGTCTACTGCTGCAGTCTAAATATCGCTCCTTAATGGATCACATTGGTTTTGGTAAGGCCTGGGATCTGGATAGAAAAAGAAACGGCCTTTTTATTCTACCACCATCTCATATTTACAAGGCTGAGCGAGCCTATAAAGGGGATTTGCAAAATTTCAGCAGTAATATCGATTATATAGAAAGAAGTGAACAGGAATATGCAATTATCGGTAGTCCTAATATAGTCGCAAATATTGACTACAGAGATGCCTTTAAATTTCATCTACAAAACAAAAATGATATAACAATTATCTATAAGCAGCTGGATGTTTTTCGTCGTGATACTTCATATATAGTGATTAATACAGATGATCATGACCGAATAATAGAAATGAAGGTTAATCCTAAAGATAAATATTTTAAAAAAATCTCTTTACAGAGATATATTATTAAAAAAGATCTGCTGCTAGATATTATTGATGATTGTATCAGTATGGGGCAGTGGGATTTTGTTAAAAATGCTATTATCGGTAATTTAAATAAGCTTAAAGTATATGGATATCCTTTTGATTCTTATGCAGCAGTCATCAATTCTATTAATGGTTATTACAAAGCGAATTTAGAGCTTCTAAAGCCAAATGTCTGGCAGGACCTTTTTTTAAAAGGTGCACCGATCTTTACCAAACCAAAGGATGAAGCCCCAAGTTCTTATAAAAGTGGTGCCAATGCCAGAAATATTCTGGTAGCTAATGGCTGTTCGATCCAGGGTGAAGTTAAAAATAGTATTCTTTTTAGGGGTGCTAAAATACACCCGGGAGCAGTTGTTAAAAATTCGATTATTATGCAAAAATCTATTATTGGAGAAAACGCTAAACTAGAAAATGTTATCCTGGATAAAGGAGTTCAGATTACAGCTGATAAATCTCTCAAAGGAGATATAAATTTACCAATGATAATTGCTAAAAACTCAATAGTTTAA
- the glgB gene encoding 1,4-alpha-glucan branching protein GlgB translates to MTKDNYPGDYDRYLFHQGRHYESYEFLGAHLTEEDGVKGVRFSVWAPNAEEISVIGDFNDWDKTADPLKKIKESGIWTVFVPEAENKMYYKYWIRGYRGVIRVKADPYAKRQEKAPKTASQIYEAEEYDWQDKKWMKKREKKNVLKEPISIYELHLGSWKQDDGELMNYRDIADELVPYILEMGFTHIELMPLTEYPFPGSWGYQTTGFFALTSRYGTPEDFMYFVDKLHKNDIGVIMDWVPSHFCKDDHGLRLFDGTALFESNDPRRAENLQWDTLNFDFAQNEIWSFLISSANYWMEKFHIDGLRVDAVSNMLYLNYEKEDGEWAANQYGGFENLEAIEFIKELNTELFSRYPGLLMIAEESSAWPLVTAPVHEGGLGFNFKWNMGWMNDTLDYMEKDPVYRKWEHNKLTFSSMYSHSENYILPLSHDEVVHGKKSLVDKMPGDYWRKFANLRLLFTYMYAHPGKNLIFMGGEFGQFIEWNYKQELDWLLLDYEKHQQTQEFVKDLNQLYLKEKALWELDHDVHGFRWIEADDYEQSVLSFIRSSENAKQQIIVLLNFTPEPRDDYRIGVPGPGEYELLLNSDQEVFGGSDYETSARVKAEQKPYHGFDYSIGINIPPLAGIYLKYNKKTNEVKKRDEKKKESKNG, encoded by the coding sequence ATGACAAAGGATAATTATCCTGGTGATTATGATAGATATTTGTTTCATCAGGGACGACATTATGAAAGTTACGAATTTCTTGGAGCTCACCTGACAGAAGAAGATGGTGTAAAAGGAGTTAGGTTTTCAGTTTGGGCTCCCAATGCAGAAGAGATAAGTGTAATTGGTGATTTTAATGATTGGGATAAGACTGCTGATCCATTAAAAAAGATAAAAGAATCTGGAATCTGGACTGTTTTCGTGCCTGAAGCAGAAAATAAGATGTATTATAAATACTGGATTAGAGGATATAGAGGTGTAATTAGAGTCAAGGCAGATCCTTATGCAAAAAGACAGGAAAAAGCACCTAAAACAGCCTCCCAGATCTATGAGGCAGAAGAATATGACTGGCAGGATAAAAAATGGATGAAAAAACGGGAAAAGAAAAATGTTCTTAAAGAGCCAATAAGCATTTATGAACTTCACCTCGGTTCCTGGAAACAGGATGATGGTGAATTAATGAATTATAGAGACATAGCAGATGAGTTGGTCCCCTATATTTTAGAGATGGGCTTTACCCACATAGAACTAATGCCTTTAACCGAATATCCATTTCCTGGTTCCTGGGGTTATCAAACAACAGGCTTTTTCGCCTTAACTTCCCGTTATGGTACTCCCGAAGATTTTATGTATTTTGTGGATAAACTCCATAAAAATGATATAGGTGTAATAATGGACTGGGTTCCAAGTCATTTTTGTAAAGATGACCATGGGCTAAGACTTTTTGATGGTACTGCATTATTTGAAAGTAATGATCCCCGGCGGGCAGAGAACTTACAGTGGGATACCTTAAATTTTGATTTTGCCCAAAATGAGATCTGGAGTTTTTTAATTTCAAGTGCCAACTACTGGATGGAAAAATTCCACATTGATGGTTTAAGAGTAGATGCTGTCAGCAATATGCTTTATCTAAACTATGAAAAAGAAGATGGAGAATGGGCAGCCAATCAATATGGAGGCTTCGAAAATTTAGAAGCTATAGAATTTATTAAAGAACTCAACACCGAACTATTCAGCCGTTATCCAGGTCTGCTGATGATTGCCGAAGAATCAAGTGCCTGGCCTCTGGTGACAGCACCTGTTCATGAAGGTGGTCTGGGCTTTAATTTTAAATGGAATATGGGCTGGATGAATGATACCTTAGATTATATGGAAAAAGATCCTGTTTACAGGAAATGGGAACATAATAAATTAACTTTCTCCAGCATGTACAGTCACAGCGAAAATTATATTCTTCCCCTATCTCATGATGAAGTAGTCCACGGCAAAAAATCTCTTGTAGATAAAATGCCTGGAGATTACTGGAGGAAATTTGCCAATTTAAGATTATTATTTACTTATATGTATGCTCATCCAGGTAAAAACCTGATTTTTATGGGTGGAGAATTCGGTCAATTTATAGAGTGGAATTACAAACAGGAACTAGACTGGCTTTTACTTGATTATGAAAAACATCAACAAACCCAGGAATTTGTTAAAGATCTTAATCAACTTTACCTAAAAGAAAAAGCTCTCTGGGAACTAGATCATGATGTCCATGGTTTCAGATGGATTGAAGCCGATGATTATGAACAAAGTGTGCTCAGTTTTATCAGAAGCTCAGAAAATGCTAAACAGCAGATTATTGTTCTATTGAACTTCACACCTGAACCCAGAGATGATTATCGGATTGGGGTACCTGGTCCAGGAGAATACGAACTGCTCTTAAATAGTGACCAGGAAGTATTTGGTGGCTCAGATTATGAAACATCTGCCAGGGTTAAGGCTGAACAAAAGCCATATCATGGTTTTGATTATTCTATCGGTATCAACATACCCCCACTGGCTGGTATTTATTTAAAATACAATAAAAAGACGAATGAAGTCAAAAAGAGAGATGAAAAAAAGAAAGAGAGCAAAAATGGCTAA